The proteins below come from a single Oncorhynchus tshawytscha isolate Ot180627B linkage group LG22, Otsh_v2.0, whole genome shotgun sequence genomic window:
- the LOC112221551 gene encoding semaphorin-3ab isoform X1, producing the protein MWRFVTLVLLAHLGSSLTGAWRASQPRLQFTHSELVQNGRLLSLPLAAGDMHSLLPDEDGRRLYVAMKDNLLSTSLDDITQKPHMLYWPASPDRVQECLMAGKDRELECANFLRVLQPYNQTHLYVCGTGAFNPRCAFIPTNVFLQSERQTLSFGETECGKGKCPYDPHQKTATAIIDGELYAGISSDFMSRDSAFFRNLGSRHVIRTEQYDSTWLQDAQFVKVASMAETDNPEDDKVYVFFTERAQEAEGAAGKVLYSRVARVCKNDIGGQRSLVNKWSTFQKARIVCSIPGSDGIQTHFDQLQDIFILHDGKDKKNPLIYGLFTTSSDVLNGSAVCVYRMQDVVRAFKGNFYHKEGPQYKWAEFTGKVPYPRPGTCPSSTYGSYSSTREYPDDVIFFSRTHPLLQEAVLPQGGRPLLVRVGVHYKFSRLLVDRVEAVDGQYDVLFIGTDSGQVLKSIPLPKEHGVTQEVTLEQLQVFQHKSPVTTMTLSKKKQWLFVGSAEGVAQLALFQCELYGQACTECCLARDPYCTWDGHACSPFMPIARRRNARQVGDEEDPLTQCVRQGAGLQVKAEQRMMMVAEGNSTYLECMPKSRHAAVTWYIQAGENSPELHQLQSGEQLVVIERGVLIRQAETGHSGMYHCQLEEHGFRWTAVTIRLSVWSPSRALSWSPNNPNPSPDAFQPWYQDVMALIHPSSLEKHCQRLGFRQRRNRNRDLDQTKGTNRKTGDGPRGERHKHGGRGGGGGGGGRKSRSKPQQRSPRSA; encoded by the exons agcTGGTCCAGAATGGCCGTCTCCTGTCCCTGCCCCTGGCGGCGGGGGACATGCACTCTCTGCTGCCAGACGAAGATGGCCGCCGGCTCTACGTGGCCATGAAGGACAACCTGCTGTCCACAAGCCTGGACGACATCACACAGAAGCCACACATG CTCTACTGGCCAGCAAGTCCAGACCGGGTCCAAGAGTGTTTGATGGCTGGAAAGGACCGGGAG TTGGAGTGTGCTAACTTCCTGCGGGTGCTACAGCCCTACAACCAGACCCACTTATATGTGTGTGGAACGGGAGCCTTCAACCCTCGCTGTGCCTTCATCCCCACCAATGTCTTCCTCCAG TCGGAGCGACAAACTCTGTCATTTGGAGAGACTGAATGTGGGAAGGGAAAGTGTCCATACGATCCACACCAGAAAACAGCCACAGCCATTATTG ATGGCGAGCTGTACGCTGGGATCTCTTCCGACTTCATGAGTCGAGACTCGGCCTTCTTCCGCAACCTGGGCAGTCGTCATGTGATCCGCACCGAGCAGTACGACTCCACCTGGCTTCAGG atgcCCAGTTTGTGAAGGTGGCCTCGATGGCGGAGACTGATAACCCAGAGGATGACAAGGTGTACGTGTTCTTCACTGAGCGGGCTCAGGAGGCAGAGGGGGCTGCTGGGAAGGTGCTGTACTCCCGAGTGGCACGTGTCTGCAAG AATGACATCGGGGGTCAGAGGAGTCTGGTGAACAAGTGGAGCACCTTCCAGAAGGCACGTATAGTCTGCTCTATCCCTGGATCCGACGGGATACAGACTCACTTTGATCAACTAC aGGACATCTTTATCCTCCATGATGGGAAGGACAAGAAGAACCCTCTTATCTACGGACTCTTTACCACATCCAG TGACGTTCTGAATGGTTCGGCGGTGTGTGTGTACCGCATGCAGGACGTGGTAAGGGCCTTCAAGGGAAACTTCTACCACAAGGAGGGACCGCAGTACAAGTGGGCTGAGTTCACAGGAAAGGTCCCCTATCCAAGACCTGGCACA tGTCCCAGCAGTACATACGGTAGCTACAGCTCCACCCGGGAGTACCCTGATGATGTCATCTTCTTCAGCCGTACCCACCCTCTGCTGCAGGAAGCAGTGCTGCCGCAGGGAGGGCGCCCTCTGTTGGTCAGGGTGGGAGTGCACTACAAATTCAGCCGACTGCTCGTGGACCGAGTAGAGGCAGTGGACGGACAGTATGACGTCCTGTTCATTGGCACAG ACTCAGGCCAGGTGCTGAAGTCTATCCCCCTCCCTAAAGAACACGGTGTCACCCAGGAGGTCACCCTGGAGCAGCTGCAGGTCTTCCAG CACAAGTCACCTGTGACTACCATGACACTGTCCAAGAAAAAG CAGTGGCTGTTTGTGGGTTCTGCGGAGGGTGTGGCCCAGTTGGCTCTGTTCCAGTGTGAGCTGTACGGCCAGGCCTGCACTGAATGCTGTCTGGCCAGAGATCCCTACTGCACCTGGGACGGACACGCCTGCAGCCCCTTCATGCCCATTGCACGCAG GAGGAACGCTCGCCAGGTTGGTGATGAGGAGGACCCTCTGACACAGTGTGTCAGACAGGGAG cTGGTCTGCAGGTGAAAGCAGAGCAGAGGATGATGATGGTTGCCGAGGGTAACAGCACCTATCTGGAGTGCATGCCCAAATCCAGACATGCAGCCGTCACCTGGTACATACAGGCAGGAGAGAACAGCCCTGAGCTGCATCAG TTGCAGTCAGGAGAGCAGCTGGTGGTGATTGAGAGAGGTGTTCTGATCCGTCAGGCCGAGACGGGTCACTCTGGCATGTATCACTGTCAACTGGAGGAGCATGGCTTCCGTTGGACTGCCGTCACCATCCGTCTGAGTGTGTGGAGCCCCTCCCGTGCCCTCTCCTGGTCCCCTAACAACCCCAACCCAAGCCCAGATGCCTTCCAGCCTTGGTACCAGGATGTCATGGCCCTCATCCATCCCAGCAGCCTGGAGAAGCACTGTCAGAGGCTGGGCTTCCGACAACGCCGGAACCGCAACCGCGACCTGGATCAGACCAAGGGCACCAACCGCAAGACAGGGGACGGCCCCAGGGGCGAGAGGCACAAACATGGAGGccgaggtggaggtggaggaggaggcgggaggaagagcaggagcAAACCCCAGCAGAGGTCTCCACGAAGTGCTTAG
- the LOC112221551 gene encoding semaphorin-3ab isoform X3: protein MVVPRRCNMVACCWTRSSTTTGTASAPADSIPELVQNGRLLSLPLAAGDMHSLLPDEDGRRLYVAMKDNLLSTSLDDITQKPHMLYWPASPDRVQECLMAGKDRELECANFLRVLQPYNQTHLYVCGTGAFNPRCAFIPTNVFLQSERQTLSFGETECGKGKCPYDPHQKTATAIIDGELYAGISSDFMSRDSAFFRNLGSRHVIRTEQYDSTWLQDAQFVKVASMAETDNPEDDKVYVFFTERAQEAEGAAGKVLYSRVARVCKNDIGGQRSLVNKWSTFQKARIVCSIPGSDGIQTHFDQLQDIFILHDGKDKKNPLIYGLFTTSSDVLNGSAVCVYRMQDVVRAFKGNFYHKEGPQYKWAEFTGKVPYPRPGTCPSSTYGSYSSTREYPDDVIFFSRTHPLLQEAVLPQGGRPLLVRVGVHYKFSRLLVDRVEAVDGQYDVLFIGTDSGQVLKSIPLPKEHGVTQEVTLEQLQVFQHKSPVTTMTLSKKKQWLFVGSAEGVAQLALFQCELYGQACTECCLARDPYCTWDGHACSPFMPIARRRNARQVGDEEDPLTQCVRQGAGLQVKAEQRMMMVAEGNSTYLECMPKSRHAAVTWYIQAGENSPELHQLQSGEQLVVIERGVLIRQAETGHSGMYHCQLEEHGFRWTAVTIRLSVWSPSRALSWSPNNPNPSPDAFQPWYQDVMALIHPSSLEKHCQRLGFRQRRNRNRDLDQTKGTNRKTGDGPRGERHKHGGRGGGGGGGGRKSRSKPQQRSPRSA from the exons ATGGTGGTGCCCAGACGTTGCAACATGGTTGCGTGCTGTTGGACGCGCTCCTCTACCACCACAGGGACGGcatctgctcctgctgactcaaTTCCAG agcTGGTCCAGAATGGCCGTCTCCTGTCCCTGCCCCTGGCGGCGGGGGACATGCACTCTCTGCTGCCAGACGAAGATGGCCGCCGGCTCTACGTGGCCATGAAGGACAACCTGCTGTCCACAAGCCTGGACGACATCACACAGAAGCCACACATG CTCTACTGGCCAGCAAGTCCAGACCGGGTCCAAGAGTGTTTGATGGCTGGAAAGGACCGGGAG TTGGAGTGTGCTAACTTCCTGCGGGTGCTACAGCCCTACAACCAGACCCACTTATATGTGTGTGGAACGGGAGCCTTCAACCCTCGCTGTGCCTTCATCCCCACCAATGTCTTCCTCCAG TCGGAGCGACAAACTCTGTCATTTGGAGAGACTGAATGTGGGAAGGGAAAGTGTCCATACGATCCACACCAGAAAACAGCCACAGCCATTATTG ATGGCGAGCTGTACGCTGGGATCTCTTCCGACTTCATGAGTCGAGACTCGGCCTTCTTCCGCAACCTGGGCAGTCGTCATGTGATCCGCACCGAGCAGTACGACTCCACCTGGCTTCAGG atgcCCAGTTTGTGAAGGTGGCCTCGATGGCGGAGACTGATAACCCAGAGGATGACAAGGTGTACGTGTTCTTCACTGAGCGGGCTCAGGAGGCAGAGGGGGCTGCTGGGAAGGTGCTGTACTCCCGAGTGGCACGTGTCTGCAAG AATGACATCGGGGGTCAGAGGAGTCTGGTGAACAAGTGGAGCACCTTCCAGAAGGCACGTATAGTCTGCTCTATCCCTGGATCCGACGGGATACAGACTCACTTTGATCAACTAC aGGACATCTTTATCCTCCATGATGGGAAGGACAAGAAGAACCCTCTTATCTACGGACTCTTTACCACATCCAG TGACGTTCTGAATGGTTCGGCGGTGTGTGTGTACCGCATGCAGGACGTGGTAAGGGCCTTCAAGGGAAACTTCTACCACAAGGAGGGACCGCAGTACAAGTGGGCTGAGTTCACAGGAAAGGTCCCCTATCCAAGACCTGGCACA tGTCCCAGCAGTACATACGGTAGCTACAGCTCCACCCGGGAGTACCCTGATGATGTCATCTTCTTCAGCCGTACCCACCCTCTGCTGCAGGAAGCAGTGCTGCCGCAGGGAGGGCGCCCTCTGTTGGTCAGGGTGGGAGTGCACTACAAATTCAGCCGACTGCTCGTGGACCGAGTAGAGGCAGTGGACGGACAGTATGACGTCCTGTTCATTGGCACAG ACTCAGGCCAGGTGCTGAAGTCTATCCCCCTCCCTAAAGAACACGGTGTCACCCAGGAGGTCACCCTGGAGCAGCTGCAGGTCTTCCAG CACAAGTCACCTGTGACTACCATGACACTGTCCAAGAAAAAG CAGTGGCTGTTTGTGGGTTCTGCGGAGGGTGTGGCCCAGTTGGCTCTGTTCCAGTGTGAGCTGTACGGCCAGGCCTGCACTGAATGCTGTCTGGCCAGAGATCCCTACTGCACCTGGGACGGACACGCCTGCAGCCCCTTCATGCCCATTGCACGCAG GAGGAACGCTCGCCAGGTTGGTGATGAGGAGGACCCTCTGACACAGTGTGTCAGACAGGGAG cTGGTCTGCAGGTGAAAGCAGAGCAGAGGATGATGATGGTTGCCGAGGGTAACAGCACCTATCTGGAGTGCATGCCCAAATCCAGACATGCAGCCGTCACCTGGTACATACAGGCAGGAGAGAACAGCCCTGAGCTGCATCAG TTGCAGTCAGGAGAGCAGCTGGTGGTGATTGAGAGAGGTGTTCTGATCCGTCAGGCCGAGACGGGTCACTCTGGCATGTATCACTGTCAACTGGAGGAGCATGGCTTCCGTTGGACTGCCGTCACCATCCGTCTGAGTGTGTGGAGCCCCTCCCGTGCCCTCTCCTGGTCCCCTAACAACCCCAACCCAAGCCCAGATGCCTTCCAGCCTTGGTACCAGGATGTCATGGCCCTCATCCATCCCAGCAGCCTGGAGAAGCACTGTCAGAGGCTGGGCTTCCGACAACGCCGGAACCGCAACCGCGACCTGGATCAGACCAAGGGCACCAACCGCAAGACAGGGGACGGCCCCAGGGGCGAGAGGCACAAACATGGAGGccgaggtggaggtggaggaggaggcgggaggaagagcaggagcAAACCCCAGCAGAGGTCTCCACGAAGTGCTTAG
- the LOC112221551 gene encoding semaphorin-3ab isoform X2, with translation MWRFVTLVLLAHLGSSLTGAWRASQPRLQFTHSELVQNGRLLSLPLAAGDMHSLLPDEDGRRLYVAMKDNLLSTSLDDITQKPHMLYWPASPDRVQECLMAGKDRELECANFLRVLQPYNQTHLYVCGTGAFNPRCAFIPTNVFLQSERQTLSFGETECGKGKCPYDPHQKTATAIIDGELYAGISSDFMSRDSAFFRNLGSRHVIRTEQYDSTWLQDAQFVKVASMAETDNPEDDKVYVFFTERAQEAEGAAGKVLYSRVARVCKNDIGGQRSLVNKWSTFQKARIVCSIPGSDGIQTHFDQLQDIFILHDGKDKKNPLIYGLFTTSSDVLNGSAVCVYRMQDVVRAFKGNFYHKEGPQYKWAEFTGKVPYPRPGTCPSSTYGSYSSTREYPDDVIFFSRTHPLLQEAVLPQGGRPLLVRVGVHYKFSRLLVDRVEAVDGQYDVLFIGTDSGQVLKSIPLPKEHGVTQEVTLEQLQVFQHKSPVTTMTLSKKKWLFVGSAEGVAQLALFQCELYGQACTECCLARDPYCTWDGHACSPFMPIARRRNARQVGDEEDPLTQCVRQGAGLQVKAEQRMMMVAEGNSTYLECMPKSRHAAVTWYIQAGENSPELHQLQSGEQLVVIERGVLIRQAETGHSGMYHCQLEEHGFRWTAVTIRLSVWSPSRALSWSPNNPNPSPDAFQPWYQDVMALIHPSSLEKHCQRLGFRQRRNRNRDLDQTKGTNRKTGDGPRGERHKHGGRGGGGGGGGRKSRSKPQQRSPRSA, from the exons agcTGGTCCAGAATGGCCGTCTCCTGTCCCTGCCCCTGGCGGCGGGGGACATGCACTCTCTGCTGCCAGACGAAGATGGCCGCCGGCTCTACGTGGCCATGAAGGACAACCTGCTGTCCACAAGCCTGGACGACATCACACAGAAGCCACACATG CTCTACTGGCCAGCAAGTCCAGACCGGGTCCAAGAGTGTTTGATGGCTGGAAAGGACCGGGAG TTGGAGTGTGCTAACTTCCTGCGGGTGCTACAGCCCTACAACCAGACCCACTTATATGTGTGTGGAACGGGAGCCTTCAACCCTCGCTGTGCCTTCATCCCCACCAATGTCTTCCTCCAG TCGGAGCGACAAACTCTGTCATTTGGAGAGACTGAATGTGGGAAGGGAAAGTGTCCATACGATCCACACCAGAAAACAGCCACAGCCATTATTG ATGGCGAGCTGTACGCTGGGATCTCTTCCGACTTCATGAGTCGAGACTCGGCCTTCTTCCGCAACCTGGGCAGTCGTCATGTGATCCGCACCGAGCAGTACGACTCCACCTGGCTTCAGG atgcCCAGTTTGTGAAGGTGGCCTCGATGGCGGAGACTGATAACCCAGAGGATGACAAGGTGTACGTGTTCTTCACTGAGCGGGCTCAGGAGGCAGAGGGGGCTGCTGGGAAGGTGCTGTACTCCCGAGTGGCACGTGTCTGCAAG AATGACATCGGGGGTCAGAGGAGTCTGGTGAACAAGTGGAGCACCTTCCAGAAGGCACGTATAGTCTGCTCTATCCCTGGATCCGACGGGATACAGACTCACTTTGATCAACTAC aGGACATCTTTATCCTCCATGATGGGAAGGACAAGAAGAACCCTCTTATCTACGGACTCTTTACCACATCCAG TGACGTTCTGAATGGTTCGGCGGTGTGTGTGTACCGCATGCAGGACGTGGTAAGGGCCTTCAAGGGAAACTTCTACCACAAGGAGGGACCGCAGTACAAGTGGGCTGAGTTCACAGGAAAGGTCCCCTATCCAAGACCTGGCACA tGTCCCAGCAGTACATACGGTAGCTACAGCTCCACCCGGGAGTACCCTGATGATGTCATCTTCTTCAGCCGTACCCACCCTCTGCTGCAGGAAGCAGTGCTGCCGCAGGGAGGGCGCCCTCTGTTGGTCAGGGTGGGAGTGCACTACAAATTCAGCCGACTGCTCGTGGACCGAGTAGAGGCAGTGGACGGACAGTATGACGTCCTGTTCATTGGCACAG ACTCAGGCCAGGTGCTGAAGTCTATCCCCCTCCCTAAAGAACACGGTGTCACCCAGGAGGTCACCCTGGAGCAGCTGCAGGTCTTCCAG CACAAGTCACCTGTGACTACCATGACACTGTCCAAGAAAAAG TGGCTGTTTGTGGGTTCTGCGGAGGGTGTGGCCCAGTTGGCTCTGTTCCAGTGTGAGCTGTACGGCCAGGCCTGCACTGAATGCTGTCTGGCCAGAGATCCCTACTGCACCTGGGACGGACACGCCTGCAGCCCCTTCATGCCCATTGCACGCAG GAGGAACGCTCGCCAGGTTGGTGATGAGGAGGACCCTCTGACACAGTGTGTCAGACAGGGAG cTGGTCTGCAGGTGAAAGCAGAGCAGAGGATGATGATGGTTGCCGAGGGTAACAGCACCTATCTGGAGTGCATGCCCAAATCCAGACATGCAGCCGTCACCTGGTACATACAGGCAGGAGAGAACAGCCCTGAGCTGCATCAG TTGCAGTCAGGAGAGCAGCTGGTGGTGATTGAGAGAGGTGTTCTGATCCGTCAGGCCGAGACGGGTCACTCTGGCATGTATCACTGTCAACTGGAGGAGCATGGCTTCCGTTGGACTGCCGTCACCATCCGTCTGAGTGTGTGGAGCCCCTCCCGTGCCCTCTCCTGGTCCCCTAACAACCCCAACCCAAGCCCAGATGCCTTCCAGCCTTGGTACCAGGATGTCATGGCCCTCATCCATCCCAGCAGCCTGGAGAAGCACTGTCAGAGGCTGGGCTTCCGACAACGCCGGAACCGCAACCGCGACCTGGATCAGACCAAGGGCACCAACCGCAAGACAGGGGACGGCCCCAGGGGCGAGAGGCACAAACATGGAGGccgaggtggaggtggaggaggaggcgggaggaagagcaggagcAAACCCCAGCAGAGGTCTCCACGAAGTGCTTAG